From the genome of Bosea sp. Tri-49, one region includes:
- a CDS encoding aminotransferase — MNPIFSALPTTIFETMSRRAREHQAVNLGQGFPDDPGPEDVRRKAAEAVLDGWNQYPPMMGLPELRQATATHFRHWQSLELDPETEVMITSGATEAIAGALMALVSPGDEVVLFEPMYDAYLPLVRRAGGVPKFVTLTPPAFGLSEDALARAFSPKTKVVLFNNPLNPTATNFSAADLDLLADFCVRHDAVAICDDVWEHVVFDGHRHAPLMSRPGMRERTVKISSAGKIFSLTGWKVGMVMAAPELMRVLAKAHQYITFTTPPSLQAAVAYGLGKNDAYFEGMRADFQRSRDRFASGLTDLGFSVLPSAGTYFLNVDIGPLGESDDVAFCQRLVSEHGVAAIPVSAFYAEGAVRNVVRFCFAKHDATLDKALERLAALRIPA, encoded by the coding sequence ATGAATCCGATCTTCTCCGCCCTTCCGACGACGATCTTCGAAACAATGTCGCGGCGCGCGCGCGAGCACCAGGCCGTCAATCTCGGCCAGGGCTTTCCCGACGATCCCGGCCCGGAGGATGTGCGTCGCAAGGCGGCGGAGGCCGTGCTCGATGGCTGGAACCAGTATCCGCCAATGATGGGCCTGCCGGAGCTGCGCCAGGCGACAGCCACGCATTTTCGCCATTGGCAGAGCCTCGAACTCGATCCGGAAACCGAGGTGATGATCACCTCCGGCGCGACCGAGGCGATCGCCGGCGCGCTGATGGCGCTGGTCTCCCCCGGCGACGAGGTCGTGCTGTTCGAGCCGATGTACGACGCCTATCTGCCGCTGGTCCGCCGCGCCGGCGGCGTCCCGAAATTCGTGACGCTGACACCGCCCGCCTTCGGGCTCAGCGAAGACGCGCTGGCGCGGGCCTTCTCGCCGAAGACCAAGGTGGTGCTGTTCAACAACCCGCTCAACCCGACCGCGACCAATTTCAGCGCGGCCGATCTCGATCTGCTCGCCGATTTCTGCGTGCGGCACGACGCGGTCGCGATCTGCGACGATGTCTGGGAGCATGTCGTCTTCGACGGGCACCGCCACGCGCCGCTGATGAGCCGACCGGGCATGCGCGAGCGCACGGTCAAGATTTCGTCGGCCGGCAAGATCTTCTCGCTGACCGGCTGGAAGGTCGGCATGGTGATGGCGGCGCCCGAGCTGATGCGCGTGCTGGCCAAGGCGCACCAGTACATCACCTTCACGACACCGCCGAGCCTGCAGGCGGCCGTCGCCTATGGCTTGGGCAAGAACGACGCCTATTTTGAGGGGATGCGCGCCGATTTCCAGCGCTCGCGTGACCGCTTCGCGTCCGGCCTGACAGATCTCGGCTTCAGCGTGCTGCCGAGTGCCGGCACCTATTTCCTCAATGTCGACATCGGCCCGCTCGGCGAAAGCGACGACGTCGCCTTCTGCCAGCGGCTGGTAAGCGAGCACGGCGTGGCCGCGATCCCGGTCAGCGCCTTCTATGCCGAGGGCGCGGTACGCAATGTCGTGCGCTTCTGTTTCGCCAAGCACGACGCGACGCTGGACAAGGCGCTGGAGCGGCTCGCAGCGCTGCGGATTCCGGCCTGA
- a CDS encoding TetR/AcrR family transcriptional regulator, producing the protein MSTIERDTRHDIIDVAERFFRQIGYQKTTVADIAKSLRMSPANVYRFFDSKKAINEAVAERSMTELEATVAAIAAEKRPAAERLRDILAATCRINTARYLDNHRLHEMVACAMEESWDVIRGHIERYDAILRAVVADGIAKGEFTARDPITATHCVRMAMLRFCHPLLLGQCAELPGPSIEEMIDFILAGLGASRPAV; encoded by the coding sequence ATGAGCACAATAGAGCGCGATACACGGCACGACATCATCGACGTCGCCGAGCGGTTCTTCCGCCAGATCGGCTACCAGAAGACCACTGTCGCCGACATCGCCAAATCGCTGCGCATGAGCCCGGCGAACGTCTATCGTTTCTTCGACTCCAAGAAGGCGATCAACGAGGCTGTCGCCGAGCGCTCGATGACCGAGCTCGAGGCGACCGTTGCCGCGATCGCGGCTGAAAAGCGCCCTGCCGCCGAGCGTTTGCGCGACATTCTGGCTGCGACCTGCCGCATCAACACGGCTCGTTATCTTGACAATCACCGCCTGCACGAGATGGTCGCCTGCGCCATGGAAGAGAGCTGGGACGTCATCCGTGGCCATATCGAGCGCTATGACGCCATCCTGCGCGCCGTCGTCGCCGACGGCATTGCCAAGGGCGAGTTCACCGCCCGTGATCCGATCACGGCGACCCATTGCGTGCGCATGGCGATGCTGCGCTTCTGTCACCCGCTTCTGCTCGGTCAGTGCGCCGAATTGCCGGGTCCGAGCATCGAAGAGATGATCGACTTCATCCTCGCGGGACTAGGTGCGAGCCGCCCTGCGGTCTGA
- a CDS encoding cobyric acid synthase, which translates to MRSSRPTPALMLLGTGSNVGKSLLVAGLCRLFADRGLKVRPFKPQNMSNNAAATAHGEIGRAQALQARAARVAPHVDMNPVLLKPESERGSQIILQGRVAGHLSSGDFSRRGDFMPKVLESFARLSDGADLILVEGAGSPAETNLRARDIANLGFARAAGVPAVLIGDIDRGGVIASLIGTHAVLDADDRAMIRGFAINRFRGDVGLFTPALDTITMATGWPSFGVVPWFADAVRLPAEDGLDLMRDTPVREGALKVAVPVLPGIANFDDLDPLKLEPGVEFVFVGPGAPIPGDATLVILPGSKTTLRDLARLREEGWDIDILAHRRRGGHVLGLCGGYQMLGKTVRDPLGLEGPAGSAPGLGLLDIETELTPDKTVREVAVEHPDSGTIGRAYEIHLGTSDGPDRARAPFRVDGRPEGARSADGRVVGTYLHGVLTSDPLRRAWLENLAGKSLAAGEAYEPAVEAALDRLAEHLERHLDTEALLELARSRSQC; encoded by the coding sequence ATGCGTTCCTCCCGCCCAACCCCTGCGCTAATGCTGCTCGGCACCGGCTCCAATGTCGGCAAATCGCTGCTCGTCGCCGGCCTGTGCCGGCTCTTCGCCGATCGCGGCCTGAAGGTGCGTCCGTTCAAGCCGCAGAACATGTCGAACAACGCTGCCGCCACCGCGCATGGTGAGATCGGCCGGGCCCAGGCGCTGCAAGCGCGGGCGGCCCGGGTCGCGCCACATGTCGACATGAATCCGGTGCTGCTCAAGCCCGAGAGCGAGCGCGGCAGCCAGATCATCCTGCAGGGCCGCGTCGCCGGCCATCTCTCCTCGGGCGATTTCAGCCGGCGCGGCGATTTCATGCCCAAGGTGCTGGAGAGCTTCGCGCGGCTGAGCGACGGCGCCGACCTGATCCTGGTCGAGGGGGCGGGCTCGCCGGCGGAAACCAATCTGCGCGCTCGTGACATCGCCAATCTCGGTTTCGCGCGGGCGGCGGGCGTTCCAGCCGTGCTGATCGGTGACATCGACCGCGGCGGCGTCATAGCGAGCCTGATCGGCACGCATGCCGTGCTCGATGCAGACGATCGCGCCATGATCCGCGGCTTCGCGATCAATCGCTTTCGCGGCGATGTCGGACTATTCACGCCGGCGCTCGACACGATCACCATGGCTACCGGCTGGCCGAGCTTCGGCGTCGTACCCTGGTTCGCCGATGCCGTGCGCCTGCCGGCCGAAGACGGGCTCGATCTGATGCGCGACACGCCCGTTCGCGAGGGCGCGTTGAAGGTTGCGGTTCCGGTCCTGCCCGGCATCGCCAATTTCGACGATCTCGACCCTCTGAAGCTCGAGCCGGGCGTCGAGTTCGTCTTCGTCGGCCCCGGCGCGCCCATCCCGGGCGATGCCACCCTGGTGATCCTGCCAGGTTCGAAGACGACGCTGCGCGACCTCGCCCGACTGCGAGAGGAAGGCTGGGATATCGACATCCTCGCCCATCGCCGTCGCGGCGGCCATGTGCTCGGCCTTTGCGGCGGCTACCAGATGCTCGGCAAGACCGTGCGCGACCCGCTTGGCCTGGAAGGGCCGGCCGGGTCAGCTCCCGGCCTCGGCCTGCTCGATATCGAGACCGAGCTGACGCCGGACAAGACCGTGCGGGAGGTTGCGGTCGAGCATCCCGACAGTGGCACTATCGGCCGCGCTTACGAGATCCATCTCGGCACCAGCGACGGGCCGGACAGGGCACGGGCGCCGTTTCGCGTCGACGGTAGGCCGGAAGGCGCCCGCAGTGCCGACGGCCGGGTGGTCGGGACCTATCTCCATGGCGTCCTGACATCGGACCCGCTGCGACGTGCCTGGCTCGAAAATCTGGCGGGGAAATCGCTCGCGGCCGGAGAGGCCTACGAGCCCGCGGTCGAGGCGGCGCTCGACCGGCTGGCCGAGCATCTGGAGCGCCATCTCGACACGGAAGCGTTGCTCGAACTGGCCCGGTCGCGATCCCAATGTTGA